A section of the Bryobacteraceae bacterium genome encodes:
- a CDS encoding FAD-linked oxidase, whose protein sequence is MTVVEDASGYQGYADCILAPQTVEELAAALQRAASLGVAVTPSGAGTGITGGRCPQGGWLISTERLRRLEVDRGRATVGAGVLLRDLQAAAARTGQFYAPDPTEWTASVGGNIATNASGARSFRYGSTRRHLLSLTAVFIDGTVRTFRRGEPLDFPYEPVRQPATTKNTAGYYLPEDATWTGLLCGSEGTLAVVAEAEVSLLPQPRSLLAGVVFFEHPDAALAAVERWRAVALLNMLEFMDEASLELLRSDAAAPVPPAARACLMIEQELGGLEDDAVDAWLERLADAGGMEESWFGMDAADRERFRAFRHALPEAVNARVRSRGFEKLSSDFAVPVEHNAEMMAFYRRELEQQFPGCYTIYGHIGDAHVHVNIIPDSGNTAARGRAWMQEAAREAVRLGGTVSAEHGLGKRKRELLGLMYTAEEIARMKRVKSRLDPEWRLSPGTLFADPKVTI, encoded by the coding sequence TTGACGGTCGTCGAGGACGCGTCCGGTTACCAGGGCTACGCCGACTGCATCCTCGCACCCCAGACCGTTGAGGAGCTGGCCGCGGCCCTTCAGCGGGCCGCCTCTCTCGGCGTTGCCGTCACGCCCTCGGGCGCGGGCACGGGGATCACCGGCGGCCGCTGCCCGCAAGGCGGATGGCTGATCTCGACCGAGCGCCTCCGGCGGCTGGAAGTGGATCGCGGGCGCGCCACGGTGGGCGCGGGCGTCCTGCTCAGGGATCTCCAGGCCGCGGCCGCCCGCACGGGACAGTTCTACGCGCCGGATCCGACCGAGTGGACCGCCAGCGTGGGCGGCAACATCGCCACCAACGCCAGCGGTGCGCGCAGCTTTCGCTATGGGTCCACGCGCCGCCACCTGCTTTCTCTTACCGCCGTCTTCATTGATGGCACGGTTCGCACCTTCCGGCGCGGGGAGCCGCTGGATTTTCCTTACGAGCCCGTGCGCCAGCCCGCGACCACGAAAAACACGGCCGGCTACTACCTGCCGGAGGACGCCACCTGGACGGGGCTGCTTTGCGGCAGCGAAGGCACGCTGGCCGTGGTCGCCGAGGCCGAAGTCTCGCTGCTGCCGCAGCCCAGGTCGCTGCTGGCCGGGGTCGTGTTTTTTGAGCATCCGGACGCCGCGCTCGCGGCGGTGGAGCGCTGGCGCGCGGTCGCGCTGCTCAACATGCTCGAGTTCATGGACGAGGCGTCGCTCGAGCTGCTGCGGAGCGACGCAGCCGCGCCCGTACCTCCCGCCGCTCGGGCATGTCTGATGATCGAACAGGAGCTCGGCGGGCTGGAAGACGACGCCGTTGATGCCTGGCTCGAGCGCCTGGCTGACGCCGGCGGAATGGAGGAAAGCTGGTTCGGCATGGACGCCGCCGACCGGGAGCGCTTCCGCGCCTTCCGCCACGCCCTGCCCGAGGCCGTCAACGCGCGGGTCCGCAGCCGAGGCTTTGAGAAGCTCAGTTCGGACTTCGCCGTTCCGGTAGAACACAACGCCGAAATGATGGCCTTTTACCGCCGCGAGCTGGAGCAGCAGTTTCCCGGCTGTTACACCATCTATGGCCACATCGGCGACGCCCACGTCCACGTCAACATCATCCCGGACAGTGGCAACACCGCCGCGCGCGGCCGCGCCTGGATGCAGGAAGCGGCCCGCGAGGCCGTCCGCCTCGGTGGCACCGTCAGCGCGGAACACGGCCTCGGCAAACGCAAGCGGGAGCTGCTGGGGCTGATGTACACGGCGGAGGAGATCGCGCGGATGAAGCGGGTGAAGAGCCGTCTCGATCCCGAATGGCGGCTCAGTCCGGGAACGCTATTTGCGGATCCGAAAGTCACCATTTGA
- the secA gene encoding protein translocase subunit SecA: MIDTLLAKIFGTKHEREVKKLRPLVEAINSREPSLQKLSDAELAARTAEFKQKLANGATLDDLLIDAFAVVREAARRVLNMRHFDVQLIGGIVLHQGKIAEMKTGEGKTLVATLPVYLNALTGDGVHVVTVNDYLARRDSEWMGKVYRFLGMSVGLIVHGLDDDERRAAYHCDITYGTNNEFGFDYLRDNMKFRLEDCVQREHNYAIVDEVDSILIDEARTPLIISGPSEESTDKYYRVNAIIPKLVRGEVIEGREPGEKYTTGDYTVDERNRTVALTEEGVAKVERLLGIPNLYDPEYIELNHHVQQALRAHVLYQRDRDYIVKDGEVIIVDEFTGRLMPGRRWSDGLHQAIEAKEGVKIEAENQTLATITFQNYFRLYKKLAGMTGTADTEAAEFNKIYNLDVVVIPTHRPMIRIDHNDIVYRTEAEKWRNVARDIAERHKKGQPVLVGTISVEKSEKLSGILKKMGVPHEVLNAKNHEREAYIVAQAGRLGAVTVSTNMAGRGTDILLGGNPEFLSQEEALRKKIVETIPEELYSTIADSNYYYFMRGDLHYRVPIEKWREIYARFREQCDAEHEKVVALGGLCILGTERHESRRIDNQLRGRAGRQGDPGESRFYLSLQDDLLRIFGGDRIQNLMLRLGMEEDVPIESRLITKRIEAAQKAVEAQNFAIRKHVKEYDDVMDKQRKAVYGLRRQLLEGRDMKERLFEIVDGILASFIDARCPEGEDPYKWDLIGLQTDINSQFGVKILPAEIQHMSRIEMEEYILEKLRRRYEEKEALVGPEVMRETERMVWLSVIDQQWKDHLLTMDHLKEGIGMRAYGQKDPLIEYKKEGFRLFQEMMDRIEDETVRFLFFLQPVAERPRTAVEAAWDDEAGGDGHEPVPATAADRKAAQSSFVDLTRNIQRKKERELEMLQFAGGEASSAPKTQVIKGAKVGRNDPCPCGSGKKYKKCCGA; this comes from the coding sequence ATGATTGACACCCTTCTGGCGAAGATTTTCGGCACCAAGCACGAGCGTGAAGTGAAAAAGCTTCGGCCGCTTGTGGAGGCCATCAACAGCCGGGAGCCTTCGCTCCAGAAGCTCTCCGACGCCGAACTCGCCGCCCGAACCGCAGAGTTCAAACAGAAGCTGGCCAATGGCGCCACGCTCGACGATCTGCTGATCGACGCCTTCGCCGTCGTGCGCGAGGCGGCGCGCCGCGTGCTCAACATGCGGCACTTCGACGTGCAGTTGATCGGCGGCATCGTGCTGCATCAGGGCAAGATCGCCGAGATGAAGACGGGCGAAGGCAAGACGCTGGTGGCCACGCTGCCGGTTTACCTCAACGCCCTCACCGGCGATGGCGTCCACGTCGTCACCGTCAACGATTACCTCGCCCGCCGCGACTCGGAGTGGATGGGCAAGGTCTACCGCTTTCTCGGCATGAGCGTGGGCCTGATCGTCCACGGCCTGGACGACGACGAGCGCCGCGCCGCCTACCACTGCGACATCACCTACGGCACCAACAACGAGTTCGGCTTCGACTACCTCCGCGACAACATGAAGTTCCGCCTGGAGGACTGCGTCCAGCGGGAGCACAACTACGCCATCGTCGACGAGGTGGACTCGATCCTGATCGACGAGGCGCGAACGCCGCTCATCATCAGCGGCCCGTCGGAGGAGTCCACCGACAAGTATTACCGCGTCAACGCCATCATCCCGAAACTGGTGCGCGGCGAGGTGATCGAGGGCCGCGAGCCCGGAGAAAAGTACACCACCGGCGACTACACCGTCGATGAGCGCAACCGCACCGTCGCGCTCACCGAAGAGGGCGTCGCCAAGGTGGAGCGCCTGCTCGGCATCCCCAACCTGTACGACCCCGAGTACATCGAGCTCAACCACCACGTGCAGCAGGCGCTGCGCGCCCACGTGCTCTACCAGCGGGACCGCGATTACATCGTCAAGGACGGCGAGGTCATCATCGTCGATGAGTTCACCGGGCGTTTGATGCCCGGCCGCCGCTGGTCCGACGGCCTGCACCAGGCGATCGAGGCCAAGGAAGGCGTCAAAATCGAGGCTGAAAACCAGACGCTGGCCACCATCACCTTCCAGAACTATTTCCGCCTGTACAAAAAGCTCGCCGGCATGACCGGCACCGCCGACACCGAGGCGGCCGAGTTCAACAAGATCTACAACCTCGATGTCGTCGTCATCCCGACCCACCGGCCGATGATCCGCATCGACCACAACGACATCGTTTACAGAACCGAGGCCGAGAAATGGCGTAATGTGGCCAGGGACATCGCCGAGCGCCACAAGAAGGGTCAGCCGGTGCTGGTGGGCACCATTTCGGTGGAAAAATCCGAAAAATTGAGCGGGATTCTCAAAAAAATGGGCGTCCCGCACGAAGTGCTGAACGCCAAAAACCACGAGCGCGAAGCCTACATCGTGGCCCAGGCCGGGCGCCTCGGCGCCGTCACCGTTTCCACCAACATGGCCGGCCGCGGCACTGACATCCTGCTCGGCGGAAACCCGGAATTCCTGTCGCAGGAAGAGGCTCTCCGGAAAAAAATCGTCGAGACCATTCCCGAAGAGCTCTACAGCACGATCGCCGACAGCAATTACTACTATTTCATGCGCGGCGATCTCCATTACCGCGTTCCCATCGAAAAATGGCGCGAAATTTACGCGCGCTTCAGGGAGCAGTGCGACGCCGAGCATGAAAAGGTGGTCGCTCTTGGCGGCCTTTGCATTCTGGGCACCGAGCGTCATGAATCCCGCCGCATCGACAACCAGCTCCGCGGCCGCGCCGGCCGCCAGGGCGACCCGGGCGAGTCGCGCTTCTATCTCTCGCTCCAGGACGACCTGCTCCGCATCTTCGGCGGCGACCGCATCCAGAACCTGATGCTGCGGCTCGGCATGGAAGAGGACGTGCCCATCGAGTCGCGGCTCATCACCAAACGGATCGAGGCCGCGCAGAAGGCCGTCGAGGCGCAGAACTTCGCCATCCGCAAGCACGTCAAGGAATACGACGACGTCATGGACAAGCAGCGCAAGGCCGTCTACGGCCTGCGCCGCCAGCTGCTCGAAGGCCGCGACATGAAGGAGCGGCTGTTTGAAATCGTCGATGGCATTCTCGCCTCCTTTATTGACGCGCGCTGTCCCGAAGGCGAGGATCCCTACAAGTGGGACCTCATCGGGCTTCAGACCGACATCAATTCCCAGTTCGGCGTCAAGATCCTCCCGGCCGAGATCCAGCACATGTCGCGGATCGAAATGGAGGAATACATCCTCGAGAAGCTCCGCCGCCGCTATGAGGAAAAGGAAGCCCTCGTCGGCCCTGAGGTGATGCGCGAAACCGAGCGCATGGTCTGGCTGAGCGTCATCGATCAGCAGTGGAAGGACCACCTGCTGACGATGGACCACCTGAAAGAGGGCATCGGCATGCGGGCCTACGGCCAGAAGGACCCGCTGATCGAGTACAAGAAGGAAGGTTTCCGGCTCTTCCAGGAGATGATGGACCGCATCGAGGACGAGACGGTCCGCTTCCTGTTCTTCCTCCAGCCCGTGGCCGAGCGGCCGCGGACGGCCGTGGAGGCGGCCTGGGACGATGAGGCCGGGGGCGACGGCCACGAGCCGGTGCCCGCCACGGCGGCCGACCGGAAGGCCGCCCAGTCCTCCTTCGTCGACCTGACGCGGAACATCCAGCGCAAGAAGGAGCGCGAGCTCGAGATGCTCCAGTTCGCCGGCGGCGAGGCTTCCAGCGCCCCGAAGACGCAGGTCATCAAGGGCGCCAAGGTGGGGCGCAACGACCCCTGCCCGTGTGGCAGCGGTAAAAAATACAAGAAATGCTGCGGCGCCTGA
- the rnj gene encoding ribonuclease J, giving the protein MAEKQLQVIPLGGLGEFGMNCLALRYGDDIIVIDAGMMFPDAELLGVDIVTPDFTYLEQNREMVRGLILTHGHEDHIGAVPFLLSEVNVPVYGTEFTLALVERRLEEHEMVDQARLHRIKPREKVVLGPFEIEFIHVTHSIVQAVALAIRTPLGVVIHTGDFKIDPTPTDNELFDLHTLAEYGRRGVLLLLSDSTNVDRPGYTPSERAVLPRFEEIFNRAQRRIVITCFASSVHRIQQILDISHATGRKVAFLGRSMLSYMEIAHGLGLLKIPDNLLLRPQDIMSAPPHRVVVIVSGTQGEPMSAMSRVAVDNHKHLRLERGDLVVHSARIIPGNEKAIGRMMNHVARRGAEVVAGQMNPPVHVSGHASQEELKLLLNLVRPRYFVPIHGEFWQMSKHAALAAHLADYGLEETFVLESGQTLVIDEEGARRGDSVPVGRVCIDSGSIDEVVEDMVIRDRRHLSEDGFLIPIIAIDKHTGRVEGLPEIVTRGFVSSEERADLLAAARDVVVRTIENSTSEERSDWGVIQEKIRADLKRFLNKQTQRRPLVLPVILEV; this is encoded by the coding sequence ATGGCTGAAAAGCAGCTTCAAGTCATCCCGCTGGGCGGCCTGGGCGAGTTTGGCATGAACTGCCTCGCCCTCCGCTACGGCGACGACATCATCGTGATCGACGCCGGCATGATGTTCCCGGACGCGGAACTGTTGGGCGTCGACATCGTCACCCCGGATTTCACCTACCTGGAACAGAACCGCGAGATGGTTCGCGGCCTGATCCTGACGCACGGCCACGAAGACCACATCGGGGCGGTACCTTTCCTGCTCAGCGAAGTGAACGTGCCCGTTTACGGCACGGAGTTCACCCTGGCGCTGGTGGAACGCCGCCTGGAAGAGCATGAGATGGTCGACCAGGCGCGGCTCCATCGCATCAAGCCGCGGGAAAAGGTCGTCCTGGGCCCGTTCGAGATCGAGTTCATTCACGTCACGCACTCGATCGTTCAGGCGGTGGCGCTCGCCATCCGGACGCCTCTGGGCGTCGTGATCCACACCGGAGATTTCAAGATCGACCCCACGCCCACGGACAACGAGCTGTTCGACCTGCACACCCTGGCCGAATACGGCCGCCGCGGCGTCCTGCTGCTGCTGTCCGACTCGACCAACGTGGACCGGCCGGGCTACACGCCTTCGGAACGGGCCGTGCTGCCGCGCTTCGAGGAGATCTTCAACCGCGCCCAGCGCCGCATCGTCATTACCTGCTTTGCCAGCTCGGTGCACCGCATCCAGCAGATTCTCGACATCTCGCACGCCACCGGCCGCAAGGTCGCCTTTTTGGGCCGCAGCATGCTCTCTTACATGGAGATCGCTCACGGCCTCGGCCTGCTGAAGATCCCTGACAACCTGCTGCTGCGCCCGCAGGACATCATGAGCGCGCCGCCGCACCGCGTGGTGGTCATCGTCAGCGGCACGCAGGGCGAGCCCATGTCGGCCATGAGCCGCGTCGCGGTCGACAACCACAAGCACCTGCGGCTGGAGCGCGGCGACCTGGTGGTTCACAGCGCCCGCATCATTCCAGGCAACGAAAAGGCCATCGGCCGCATGATGAACCATGTGGCCCGGCGCGGGGCGGAGGTCGTTGCCGGCCAGATGAACCCGCCGGTGCACGTCTCCGGCCACGCCTCCCAGGAAGAGCTGAAGCTGCTGCTGAACCTTGTGCGGCCGCGCTACTTCGTGCCCATTCACGGCGAGTTCTGGCAGATGTCCAAGCACGCCGCGCTGGCGGCGCACCTTGCCGACTACGGCCTTGAAGAGACGTTCGTGCTGGAAAGCGGCCAGACGCTGGTGATCGACGAGGAAGGCGCGCGCCGCGGCGACAGCGTTCCCGTGGGCCGCGTCTGCATCGACTCGGGCTCCATCGACGAAGTCGTCGAGGACATGGTGATCCGGGACCGCCGCCACCTGAGCGAAGACGGTTTCCTCATCCCGATCATCGCCATTGACAAGCACACCGGGCGCGTCGAGGGCCTGCCGGAAATCGTCACCCGCGGCTTTGTCAGTTCCGAGGAGCGTGCCGACCTGCTGGCCGCCGCGCGCGACGTGGTCGTCCGCACGATCGAAAACAGCACCAGCGAGGAGCGGTCGGACTGGGGCGTCATCCAGGAAAAGATCCGCGCCGACCTCAAGCGCTTCCTCAACAAGCAGACGCAGCGCCGTCCGCTGGTGCTGCCCGTCATCCTGGAGGTCTGA
- a CDS encoding citrate synthase, producing the protein MAQNRLLVTDERTGRQYELPITDGTIHAPDLRQIKTSPDDFGLMSYDPAFLNTASCRSSITYIDGDRGILRYRGYPIEVLAEHCSFLEVAYLILNGELPTQDELDQWVALVKKHMLIHETTKKFLEGFRYDAHPMGMLISTVAALSTVYPDAKNVRDPNVRRKHIVRLIAKMPTITAYCYRHSFGLPYVYPDPDLGYTENFMNMLWRLMEPKYIANPILARALDILFILHADHEQNCSTSTMRVVGSSLADPYVAVAAAAAALSGPLHGGANEEVLHMLDQIGDVKNIPAYIERVKKGEVRLMGFGHRVYKNYDPRAKIIKRTADEVFSVTGYNPKIEIAKELERIALSDEYFIKRKLYPNVDFYSGIIYEAMGFKPSLFTVLFAIPRVVGWLAQWEEMLNDPEQKIARPRQVYVGHGERQFVPIEERRKAVAAS; encoded by the coding sequence ATGGCACAAAACCGTCTTCTTGTGACTGATGAGCGTACCGGCCGGCAGTACGAGCTGCCCATCACCGATGGCACGATCCACGCTCCAGACCTGCGGCAGATCAAGACCTCGCCCGACGATTTCGGGCTGATGAGCTATGATCCGGCCTTTCTGAACACCGCAAGCTGCCGCAGCTCGATCACCTACATCGATGGCGACCGGGGCATCCTGCGCTATCGCGGTTATCCGATCGAAGTGCTGGCCGAACACTGCTCGTTCCTCGAGGTCGCGTATCTGATCCTCAACGGCGAGCTTCCCACGCAGGACGAGCTCGACCAGTGGGTGGCGCTGGTGAAGAAGCACATGCTGATCCACGAGACCACCAAGAAGTTCCTCGAGGGCTTCCGCTATGATGCGCATCCCATGGGGATGCTCATCTCCACCGTGGCGGCGCTGTCCACCGTCTATCCGGACGCGAAAAACGTCCGCGACCCGAACGTCCGCCGCAAACACATCGTCCGGCTGATCGCGAAGATGCCGACGATCACCGCCTACTGCTACCGGCACAGTTTCGGCCTGCCCTACGTGTATCCGGACCCGGACCTGGGCTACACCGAGAACTTCATGAACATGCTCTGGCGCCTGATGGAGCCGAAGTACATCGCCAACCCCATCCTGGCCCGCGCGCTGGACATCCTCTTCATCCTTCATGCCGACCACGAGCAGAACTGTTCCACCAGCACGATGCGCGTCGTCGGGTCCTCGCTGGCCGATCCTTATGTCGCGGTCGCCGCGGCGGCCGCCGCTTTGAGCGGGCCGCTGCACGGCGGCGCCAACGAGGAAGTCCTCCACATGCTCGACCAGATCGGCGACGTGAAGAACATCCCGGCCTACATCGAGCGCGTCAAGAAGGGCGAAGTGCGGCTGATGGGCTTCGGCCACCGGGTCTACAAGAACTACGATCCGCGCGCCAAGATCATCAAGCGCACCGCCGATGAGGTCTTCTCGGTCACCGGCTACAACCCGAAGATTGAAATTGCGAAGGAACTGGAACGGATCGCACTCTCCGACGAGTACTTCATCAAGCGCAAGCTCTACCCCAACGTCGACTTTTACTCGGGCATCATCTACGAGGCCATGGGCTTCAAGCCGAGCCTGTTCACCGTGCTGTTCGCCATCCCCCGCGTGGTCGGCTGGCTGGCCCAATGGGAAGAAATGCTGAACGACCCCGAGCAGAAGATCGCCCGTCCGCGCCAGGTCTACGTCGGCCACGGCGAGCGGCAGTTCGTCCCGATCGAAGAGCGCAGGAAGGCCGTCGCCGCGAGCTGA